In one window of Maribacter sp. BPC-D8 DNA:
- a CDS encoding alpha/beta fold hydrolase produces MKKFYFTFLAIFSLTLSAHSQTIDTLVNVGGFNMHFNIMKGVGTPILFEAGGGNDSSVWTPILERIHKVTGTTLITYDRSGFGQSELNSVLKNDSDFGIENGIKELETGLAKLGYSDDIILVSHSYGGLYNLVYASKHPKKVKAIVLIDATLSDFWNEDFLAMRDMFVDINTIPKGTGDYYLNFNYNEIMRSLRNTQFPKNIPVTNIFPDKSAPVYPEEYANRWKKVHVDLGTQNNNVTNIIAESSSHAIFNDNPALVINAIINAYSETLNKDEQNVVLQKALENAIELSIETKVHNRSEHDLNTLGYSFLQTQELDKALDIFKTTTLLFPESANAYDSYGEALLMADKKTKAIEMYEKSIALNPDNEHGKEVLLKLKKE; encoded by the coding sequence ATGAAGAAGTTCTATTTTACATTCTTAGCTATTTTCTCTTTAACGCTCTCCGCCCATTCTCAAACGATAGATACGCTAGTAAATGTTGGCGGCTTTAACATGCATTTCAATATAATGAAAGGTGTCGGAACTCCTATTCTTTTTGAAGCTGGTGGTGGCAATGACAGTTCTGTTTGGACTCCTATTTTAGAAAGAATACATAAAGTTACTGGTACTACATTAATTACCTATGACCGATCAGGGTTTGGACAGAGTGAATTGAATTCAGTATTAAAAAATGATTCAGATTTCGGAATTGAAAACGGAATTAAAGAATTGGAAACCGGACTTGCAAAATTAGGGTACAGTGATGATATTATTTTGGTATCCCATTCCTATGGCGGACTATACAATCTAGTATACGCAAGTAAACATCCGAAAAAAGTTAAAGCGATTGTTTTAATAGATGCTACGCTCAGTGATTTCTGGAATGAAGATTTCTTAGCGATGAGAGACATGTTTGTTGACATAAACACCATACCAAAGGGTACTGGCGATTATTACTTAAATTTCAATTACAATGAAATTATGCGTTCATTAAGAAACACGCAGTTTCCTAAAAACATTCCTGTTACAAATATTTTTCCAGATAAATCTGCTCCAGTATATCCTGAAGAATATGCTAATAGATGGAAAAAAGTCCATGTAGATTTAGGCACACAAAACAATAATGTAACTAACATTATAGCTGAAAGTAGCAGTCATGCTATATTTAATGATAACCCCGCTTTAGTTATTAACGCCATTATTAATGCCTATTCAGAAACATTAAATAAAGATGAACAAAATGTAGTATTGCAAAAGGCATTGGAAAATGCTATTGAGTTATCAATTGAAACTAAGGTTCATAATCGTTCAGAACATGATTTAAATACCTTAGGATATTCATTTTTACAAACCCAAGAATTAGACAAAGCTCTAGACATATTTAAAACAACTACCCTATTATTTCCTGAAAGTGCCAATGCTTATGATAGTTATGGTGAAGCTTTATTGATGGCAGATAAAAAAACAAAAGCCATTGAAATGTATGAAAAATCTATAGCATTAAATCCTGATAATGAACATGGAAAAGAGGTGTTGCTGAAATTGAAAAAAGAATAA
- a CDS encoding DNA alkylation repair protein produces the protein MQNYLQEIETITSKAGETVPLQRKAFNAGFSFSLLTFSEQLEIWNYIWTNTKVYRAEMFCLYFLEEHIKNKEEMLVSWSTIKVWQDKINRWETSDSISKIYAQLVEYDAALILPTYKKWNTSKNPWHRRQSIVGLLYYSAHRKHYLPFHVLIDLVAPLISDKAYYVEKGVGWTLREIGNIYPKEQEAFLFKNATKICAYGYSAGTEKWDKTKREKLKEIRKVGRVLNRKSSI, from the coding sequence ATGCAAAACTATCTTCAAGAAATAGAAACAATCACTTCTAAAGCAGGTGAAACCGTTCCTTTACAAAGGAAAGCTTTTAATGCCGGCTTTAGTTTTAGCCTTTTAACTTTTAGTGAACAACTAGAGATATGGAATTATATCTGGACGAACACAAAAGTGTATAGAGCAGAAATGTTTTGTTTGTATTTCTTGGAGGAGCATATTAAAAACAAAGAAGAAATGCTTGTCTCTTGGTCAACGATTAAAGTATGGCAAGACAAAATTAATCGTTGGGAAACTAGTGATAGTATTTCAAAAATATATGCGCAATTAGTAGAATATGATGCAGCACTAATTTTGCCAACGTATAAAAAATGGAATACTTCTAAAAACCCATGGCATAGAAGGCAAAGTATAGTAGGTTTACTTTATTATAGCGCACATAGAAAGCACTATTTACCTTTTCATGTACTTATAGATTTGGTAGCACCTTTAATTTCTGACAAAGCGTATTATGTGGAGAAAGGAGTAGGTTGGACGCTTAGAGAAATAGGAAATATATACCCTAAAGAGCAGGAAGCATTTCTATTTAAAAATGCAACTAAAATTTGTGCTTATGGATATAGTGCAGGTACGGAAAAATGGGATAAAACTAAACGAGAAAAACTGAAGGAAATTAGAAAAGTGGGAAGAGTTTTAAACCGCAAAAGTTCAATTTAA
- a CDS encoding ankyrin repeat domain-containing protein yields MTLQELTLLIYENTISDLTVHKNNGVNFCTHDSYDKGNLLISYAGYGYQEHYTQTEMTNFLLECGFNIDDKLNARANGRSALHCAVANGHFEIVKVLIENGALVEIKDKNGNTPLWNAVMMCRGNEQQKEIIKYLVSKGSSVDTKNNHDLSPRDIINRIGEGIDNNQNKKEWDLRFLL; encoded by the coding sequence ATGACTTTACAAGAACTTACTCTTCTAATTTATGAGAATACTATTTCTGACTTAACCGTACATAAAAATAACGGAGTTAACTTTTGCACTCATGATTCTTATGATAAAGGCAATCTACTCATATCCTATGCTGGGTACGGCTATCAAGAACATTACACACAAACCGAAATGACCAATTTTCTTTTAGAATGTGGTTTTAATATAGATGATAAACTAAACGCAAGAGCTAATGGTCGGTCTGCATTACATTGTGCAGTAGCGAACGGTCATTTTGAGATTGTAAAAGTGCTTATTGAAAATGGAGCTTTGGTAGAAATAAAAGATAAGAACGGTAATACACCATTATGGAATGCAGTTATGATGTGTAGAGGAAATGAACAGCAAAAAGAAATTATTAAATATCTGGTATCTAAAGGTAGTTCTGTAGACACAAAGAATAATCACGATTTATCACCTAGAGATATTATAAACCGTATCGGAGAAGGTATTGATAACAACCAAAACAAAAAAGAATGGGACTTAAGATTTTTACTTTAA
- a CDS encoding TolC family protein — protein MKYIKLHHTVINKFQLLSVIGTMLLGLNISFAQQITLEESQEAALKHSYAIKNGLLTIEKSEAFKKEMISNYFPTVEGSAVGLYGPNDLISPITGILPNGIDNLYSASAMATEVIYAGGKIRTANALADIQMETSTIRAEQAVDSVLLVTEKKFWQLVQLQEQQKVVETNEAYLDELLKQQQDLLDAGLIAKNQLLQVKVNRSELLLNKSKLENMRKLALLDFSLYVGVAYASDMIASADFENIAPPELKYSEPDLDLNGNSNYQLLEKSISASSLQIKMAKADLLPSFAVGVSALEFGAFDNSVSSQFTGLAFGTLSIPISDWWGSGKQKVKQEKIQEEITQNNRKDGIDQLKLAITQSWYDLVDAHEQIEYALENKQLAEENLKVNRDTYDSGLSGLTDLLDAQAMAQNAQSNLINAYTNFENKEITFLYRTDQLTAPSLESLKQ, from the coding sequence ATGAAATATATAAAATTACATCATACAGTCATAAATAAATTCCAGTTGTTGTCCGTAATCGGGACGATGCTTCTGGGATTGAATATCTCTTTTGCGCAACAAATAACTTTAGAAGAAAGTCAAGAGGCTGCCCTAAAACATAGTTATGCCATTAAAAACGGATTATTGACCATAGAGAAGTCCGAGGCGTTTAAAAAAGAGATGATTTCCAACTATTTTCCTACTGTAGAAGGTAGCGCCGTTGGTCTTTACGGACCAAATGACCTCATTAGCCCAATAACGGGAATCTTACCTAACGGCATAGACAATCTATATAGCGCCAGTGCCATGGCAACTGAAGTCATTTATGCCGGCGGGAAAATTAGAACCGCGAATGCGCTTGCAGATATACAGATGGAAACCTCAACAATTAGAGCAGAGCAAGCGGTAGATTCGGTTTTGTTAGTGACAGAAAAAAAGTTCTGGCAATTGGTGCAATTGCAAGAGCAGCAAAAAGTAGTGGAGACCAATGAAGCGTATTTAGATGAACTTTTAAAACAACAGCAAGATTTATTGGATGCAGGTTTAATTGCAAAAAATCAATTATTGCAGGTTAAGGTAAATCGTAGCGAATTGCTTTTAAATAAGAGCAAGCTAGAGAATATGCGAAAACTGGCTTTGTTAGATTTCTCTCTGTATGTAGGTGTTGCTTATGCTTCAGATATGATAGCTAGCGCAGATTTTGAAAATATTGCTCCACCAGAATTGAAATATAGCGAACCTGACTTAGATTTAAATGGAAACAGTAATTACCAGCTTCTAGAAAAATCGATATCAGCAAGTAGCCTACAAATTAAAATGGCAAAGGCAGATTTACTTCCTTCTTTTGCAGTAGGTGTAAGTGCTTTAGAATTTGGTGCTTTTGATAACTCTGTGAGTAGTCAGTTCACCGGACTAGCTTTTGGTACACTGAGCATACCCATATCTGATTGGTGGGGAAGTGGAAAGCAAAAAGTGAAGCAAGAGAAGATACAAGAAGAGATTACCCAGAATAATAGAAAAGACGGTATTGATCAATTGAAATTAGCGATCACGCAAAGCTGGTATGATTTGGTTGATGCACATGAGCAAATAGAATATGCGCTAGAGAACAAACAATTGGCAGAAGAAAACTTAAAAGTTAATCGTGATACTTACGATAGCGGATTAAGCGGACTTACAGATTTGTTAGATGCTCAGGCAATGGCACAGAATGCGCAGTCTAATCTCATAAATGCCTACACGAATTTTGAGAATAAAGAGATTACCTTTTTATATAGAACAGACCAGTTAACAGCGCCATCTTTAGAAAGTTTAAAGCAATAG
- a CDS encoding adenylate/guanylate cyclase domain-containing protein, with translation MKKKEIIRILTLALMWFIAIIAFDIVINAKVFDKGDWLPYFQYTFTSVLPILIFYCLVISLSEGFFMNTLLRDYPFAIVVFTKAVLQFAVIYVIHLVGAYVITEFMPLSTNAAVNAHYAYLSASLNIFYVVYFFIVSFHFSLYAQVSRKLGSTNLYDIVMGTYFRPKEAQRIFMFLDLNQSTTIAEEIGHLKYSRLIQECFTKLTHHIDNYDAEVYQYVGDEAVLTWKNSDSSAAGKCIDLYLDFRNSLTKDAPQFERKYGIAPKFKVGISFGTVAIAEVGDYKRDIAFHGTVLNTGARLCQLCKEIKEDILFSTSFFDLLKTNKHQLTYVGDYMLTGRKSNEKVFRLL, from the coding sequence ATGAAGAAGAAAGAAATCATAAGAATATTGACACTTGCGCTCATGTGGTTTATTGCCATTATAGCATTTGATATTGTAATAAATGCAAAGGTTTTTGATAAGGGAGATTGGCTTCCGTATTTTCAATATACGTTTACTTCGGTTTTGCCTATCCTCATTTTTTACTGTTTGGTGATAAGCTTAAGTGAAGGTTTTTTTATGAACACGTTGCTAAGAGATTATCCGTTCGCTATTGTTGTATTCACAAAGGCTGTTTTACAGTTCGCAGTTATTTATGTAATTCATTTAGTTGGAGCATATGTAATTACCGAATTTATGCCTTTGAGTACTAATGCTGCGGTAAATGCACATTATGCTTATTTGAGTGCTTCGCTCAATATATTCTATGTTGTATACTTTTTTATTGTCAGTTTTCATTTTAGCCTATATGCTCAAGTTTCTAGAAAATTAGGTTCTACCAATCTTTATGATATTGTTATGGGTACGTATTTTAGACCCAAAGAAGCACAACGTATTTTTATGTTTTTAGATTTGAACCAGTCTACCACCATTGCCGAAGAAATAGGGCACTTAAAATACAGCAGGCTCATTCAAGAATGTTTTACCAAGCTTACGCATCATATTGACAATTATGATGCTGAGGTATACCAATATGTTGGTGATGAAGCTGTGTTGACTTGGAAAAATTCAGATTCGAGTGCCGCAGGAAAGTGCATCGACCTATATCTTGATTTTAGAAATAGCCTAACGAAAGATGCTCCTCAATTTGAAAGAAAATATGGTATCGCCCCCAAGTTTAAGGTCGGAATAAGTTTTGGAACTGTTGCCATTGCTGAGGTAGGCGATTACAAAAGAGATATCGCATTTCATGGTACGGTATTGAATACAGGCGCACGCTTATGTCAACTATGTAAAGAGATAAAAGAGGATATTCTTTTTTCAACATCTTTTTTTGATCTTCTAAAAACAAACAAGCATCAATTAACTTATGTGGGCGATTACATGCTTACAGGTCGAAAATCTAATGAAAAGGTTTTTCGTTTATTATAA
- a CDS encoding DUF2625 domain-containing protein, producing the protein MKTINELINIDEPGWVLVAEWINDATNKVEILPKNEKEADNALYQTQVSTRSPMGAIIYETGGLLIDHGWIRILGSGNQKLDRTLPDWNKGKTFEEYGDKPSIFLVADDVVGGFFAINGGALGDDLGNVYYFAPDALEWESMDIGYSDFLWWTLTGDLSQFYANARWTGWEKEITEINGNQGIAFYPFLWTEHKSIDDLTRKIVPISEIWAFQQEALQQLKNGD; encoded by the coding sequence ATGAAAACAATAAATGAATTAATAAATATTGATGAACCAGGCTGGGTATTAGTTGCTGAATGGATAAATGATGCAACCAACAAAGTTGAAATTCTACCCAAAAACGAGAAAGAAGCTGATAATGCACTGTATCAAACACAAGTATCAACCCGCTCACCAATGGGCGCTATAATATACGAAACTGGCGGTCTCTTAATTGACCATGGCTGGATCAGAATTTTGGGGTCTGGCAACCAAAAGTTAGATAGAACTTTACCTGATTGGAACAAGGGAAAAACATTTGAAGAATATGGAGATAAACCATCTATATTCTTAGTTGCCGATGATGTAGTCGGCGGATTTTTCGCTATAAATGGTGGTGCTTTGGGTGATGATTTAGGCAATGTATATTATTTCGCACCAGATGCTTTAGAATGGGAATCAATGGATATTGGGTATTCTGATTTTCTATGGTGGACACTTACAGGTGATCTGTCTCAATTCTATGCCAACGCACGTTGGACTGGATGGGAAAAGGAAATAACTGAAATTAATGGAAATCAAGGTATCGCATTTTATCCTTTTCTATGGACAGAACATAAGAGCATTGATGATTTGACAAGAAAAATAGTGCCAATTTCTGAGATTTGGGCATTTCAGCAAGAAGCGTTACAACAATTAAAAAATGGCGATTAA
- a CDS encoding haloalkane dehalogenase — MTNKKQISAAFPFESKFQEVLDSKMHYVDEGDKNSEHTFLLIHGNPTSSYLWRNIIPYVSPLGRVVVPDLIGMGKSDKPDIDYTLKDHIAYLDAFVEKLGLKNVILVIQDWGSGLGFNYANQHRGNVKGIVFFEAMVQVSYWKNTTKETETLFKKFRDPVEGHEMIVKNNFFIEAMLPMMAGRELTKEEMDHYRAPYLEEKSRKPLFMWPGQISFDGVPKFTTDIVNSYNEYHKNSDVPKLLFYAEPGLIINRKLGEHIAETWKNVTAVDLGEGKHYLQESHPHEIGEGIVDWYKKILNK, encoded by the coding sequence ATGACAAACAAAAAGCAGATATCAGCAGCGTTTCCTTTTGAGTCTAAATTTCAAGAAGTATTAGATTCTAAAATGCATTATGTAGATGAAGGAGATAAAAATTCAGAACATACTTTTTTACTAATACACGGTAATCCTACATCCAGTTATTTATGGCGTAATATTATTCCGTATGTAAGTCCGTTAGGTCGTGTAGTTGTTCCAGATCTTATTGGAATGGGCAAATCTGACAAGCCAGATATAGACTACACATTAAAAGATCACATTGCTTATTTAGATGCATTTGTTGAAAAGTTAGGGCTAAAAAACGTCATTCTAGTAATACAAGATTGGGGTTCTGGTTTAGGTTTCAATTATGCCAATCAGCATAGAGGAAATGTAAAAGGAATAGTGTTTTTTGAAGCTATGGTTCAAGTTTCTTATTGGAAAAATACGACTAAAGAGACTGAAACACTATTCAAAAAATTTCGTGACCCTGTAGAAGGACATGAAATGATCGTTAAAAACAACTTCTTTATTGAAGCTATGCTACCTATGATGGCAGGCAGAGAATTAACTAAAGAAGAAATGGACCATTACCGAGCTCCTTATTTGGAAGAAAAGAGCCGTAAACCACTGTTTATGTGGCCAGGTCAAATTTCGTTTGATGGTGTTCCAAAATTCACCACTGACATTGTTAATTCATATAATGAATACCACAAAAATTCAGACGTTCCTAAGTTGCTCTTTTATGCAGAACCAGGACTCATAATTAACCGAAAATTAGGAGAACATATAGCTGAAACATGGAAAAATGTTACTGCAGTAGATTTAGGTGAAGGAAAGCATTATCTACAAGAATCACATCCACACGAAATTGGGGAAGGTATTGTAGATTGGTATAAAAAAATATTAAATAAATAA
- a CDS encoding phytoene desaturase family protein has translation MIQSYKKKPELQEKYDSIVIGSGMGGLATAAILAKEGQKVLVLEKHYTPGGFTHVFKRKGYEWDVGIHYIGEMQRESSLLKKLFDYITDGELKWADMGDVYDRVIIGDKHYDFVKGAKNFKKQMIAYFPEEEKAINSYVDLVFKAVKTSKNYYISKGIAPVWNTLFGKYLKKPFYKFSDKTTYEVLSSLTKNETLIKVLTAQYGDYGLPPKQSSFSMHASVVRHYFDGGSFPVGGSSQIAKKVDPVIAASGGTILVSADVEEVIIENNKAVGVRMKDGKVFHADNVVSNAGVMTTYNKLLPSATVKKHQLTEQLQKVNRSAAHASLYIGLEGTPEELGIPKTNYWVYPKDGDHDTCINNYLEDMSQPFPLVYLSFPSAKDPDWANRYPTKSTIDVITLVPYETFEEWEGTPWKKRGAEYEAKKEEFAKRLLKEVYKQLPQVEGKVNCYELSTPLTTQHFINYEKGEIYGLDHTPARYRQPFLKPKTPIKNFYLTGQDIVTAGVGGALFSGVLTTMAITGKNILKKV, from the coding sequence ATGATTCAATCTTATAAAAAGAAGCCAGAATTACAAGAAAAGTATGATAGTATTGTTATAGGCTCAGGAATGGGTGGTCTTGCTACTGCTGCAATTTTGGCAAAAGAAGGTCAGAAAGTTCTTGTATTAGAAAAGCATTACACTCCGGGTGGTTTTACACATGTTTTTAAGCGTAAAGGTTATGAATGGGATGTAGGCATACATTATATCGGAGAAATGCAGCGAGAAAGCAGTCTCTTAAAGAAGTTGTTTGACTACATCACTGACGGCGAATTAAAGTGGGCAGATATGGGTGATGTTTACGATCGGGTAATTATCGGAGATAAACATTATGATTTTGTAAAAGGAGCAAAAAATTTCAAAAAACAAATGATTGCTTATTTCCCAGAGGAAGAAAAAGCAATCAACAGCTATGTAGATTTAGTTTTTAAGGCAGTAAAAACAAGTAAAAACTATTACATAAGCAAAGGCATAGCACCTGTTTGGAACACCCTATTTGGCAAATATCTTAAAAAGCCATTTTATAAATTTTCAGACAAAACAACTTACGAGGTTCTAAGTTCATTAACGAAGAACGAAACACTAATAAAGGTGTTGACCGCGCAGTATGGTGATTATGGTTTACCGCCAAAACAAAGTAGCTTTTCTATGCATGCTTCTGTAGTGCGTCATTATTTTGATGGTGGTAGTTTTCCGGTTGGTGGATCTTCTCAAATTGCAAAAAAAGTCGATCCCGTAATCGCAGCTTCTGGTGGTACCATTTTGGTAAGTGCAGATGTAGAAGAAGTTATTATTGAAAATAATAAGGCTGTTGGTGTGCGCATGAAAGATGGAAAAGTTTTTCATGCAGATAACGTGGTTAGCAACGCAGGTGTAATGACAACTTACAATAAGTTATTGCCATCAGCTACAGTTAAAAAACATCAACTAACCGAACAATTACAAAAGGTAAACAGATCTGCAGCCCACGCCAGTTTATATATTGGTTTAGAAGGCACGCCCGAAGAACTTGGTATACCAAAAACCAATTATTGGGTCTACCCAAAAGACGGTGATCATGATACCTGCATTAACAACTATTTAGAAGATATGTCTCAACCTTTTCCGTTGGTATATCTTTCTTTTCCTTCAGCGAAAGATCCAGATTGGGCGAATCGCTACCCTACCAAAAGTACCATTGATGTAATTACATTGGTACCCTACGAAACATTCGAAGAATGGGAAGGCACACCATGGAAAAAAAGAGGCGCAGAATATGAGGCTAAAAAAGAAGAATTTGCAAAGCGATTATTAAAAGAAGTATACAAACAATTACCACAAGTTGAGGGTAAGGTAAATTGCTACGAATTATCTACTCCCCTAACTACACAGCATTTTATAAATTATGAAAAAGGGGAGATTTACGGTTTAGATCACACTCCCGCTCGATATAGACAACCATTTCTTAAACCTAAAACTCCCATCAAGAACTTTTATTTAACGGGACAAGATATTGTAACCGCAGGGGTTGGTGGTGCACTTTTTTCTGGCGTTTTAACTACCATGGCAATTACTGGTAAGAATATATTGAAAAAGGTTTAA
- a CDS encoding immunity 70 family protein translates to MAVYLKTSNHLFEIGTGDFFISFFDTIEYRLTSGSETNKYPIILNDLYNGHLTFENLEKAEIELKDIQERLKKFKPSEVIWDKNDLTKIPPWGDNISDNITDLSNYYVTSGGKDLIEVIFTAITTAKLKKSGITIQ, encoded by the coding sequence ATGGCAGTTTATTTAAAAACTAGTAATCACTTATTTGAAATAGGAACAGGAGATTTCTTTATATCATTTTTCGATACCATTGAATACCGGTTAACATCAGGTTCTGAAACGAATAAATACCCTATAATTTTAAATGATTTATATAATGGTCATCTCACATTTGAGAATTTAGAAAAAGCTGAAATAGAATTGAAGGACATTCAAGAAAGATTGAAAAAATTTAAACCTTCAGAAGTTATTTGGGATAAAAATGACTTAACTAAAATACCCCCTTGGGGAGACAATATCAGCGACAACATAACTGACTTATCTAACTACTATGTTACATCTGGCGGTAAAGATTTAATTGAAGTTATTTTTACTGCTATCACGACAGCTAAGTTGAAAAAAAGCGGAATTACCATTCAATAA
- a CDS encoding helix-hairpin-helix domain-containing protein: MALLKETKGKGTHTTVTFTVGENEAPSAANVILLGDFNDWQTNDSSYRMEKKNGSYVKSIKLETGKRYEFRYLSEDKGWFNDYAADAYVPSPYSGIDNSVVDLSALPAKKKPVKKVAVKKPAVKKPVAKKPAAKAKKDDLKKIEGIGPKIASILTDKGIGTFEKLAGASVKTLEEILKEAGPRYTMHKPGSWPKQAKLAASGDWDKLKVLQDKLDGGK; encoded by the coding sequence ATGGCATTACTAAAAGAGACAAAAGGAAAGGGTACGCATACTACCGTTACGTTTACTGTTGGGGAAAATGAAGCCCCTAGCGCAGCAAATGTTATATTATTGGGAGACTTCAATGATTGGCAAACCAACGATAGTTCTTACCGAATGGAAAAAAAGAACGGATCCTATGTGAAAAGCATAAAACTAGAAACTGGTAAACGGTATGAGTTTAGATACTTAAGCGAAGATAAAGGCTGGTTTAATGATTATGCAGCTGATGCATATGTACCTTCACCGTATTCAGGTATTGATAATAGCGTTGTAGATTTAAGTGCTTTGCCGGCGAAAAAGAAACCGGTCAAAAAAGTAGCGGTTAAGAAACCTGCAGTTAAAAAGCCAGTAGCAAAAAAACCTGCTGCCAAGGCTAAGAAAGATGATTTAAAGAAAATTGAAGGCATCGGACCTAAAATTGCATCTATCTTAACAGATAAGGGGATAGGTACTTTTGAGAAATTAGCTGGAGCGTCTGTAAAGACTCTTGAAGAAATTCTAAAAGAAGCCGGACCACGTTATACCATGCACAAACCTGGTTCATGGCCAAAGCAAGCCAAATTAGCTGCTTCAGGTGATTGGGATAAATTGAAAGTATTACAAGATAAATTAGACGGCGGTAAGTAA